The Ziziphus jujuba cultivar Dongzao chromosome 7, ASM3175591v1 genome includes a region encoding these proteins:
- the LOC132804413 gene encoding uncharacterized protein LOC132804413: MGGATGNSPESQFSDEPPWSPESATAEDKIASVNPLATILNQKPLDRNNYDLWKTNTYIGLDFERIKFITTTPKPQEPATNASEETKKQFADWQWANTKTHCYILANIAEHLQKQLDSLECVSEMIQTLDGMYAKSSSTARQATIGALMNTRMTGGSVWDHCLKMMAHISTAEVMGAKLEQEMKIDMILESLPDSFSQFKMNYNMNKLKLTPVELMHELESTERSLGKQGSAYHAESSSKSKRNLRVERRTRSRREQVQLPNQL, translated from the exons atgggtggTGCCACTGGAAACTCACCGGAAAGTCAATTTTCTGACGAGccaccgtggtcaccggaatccgccaccgccgAAGAC aaaatagcaTCCGTTAATCCTCTAGCTacaattttgaatcaaaaaccaTTGGATAGAAATAACTATGACTTATGGAAAACCAATACCTACATTGGCCTTGATTTTGAGAGAATAAAGTTCATTACAACAACTCCAAAACCCCAGGAGCCCGCTACTAATGCTTCAGAGGAAACTAAGAAGCAATTTGCAGATTGGCAATGGGCGAATACAAAAACTCACTGTTATATTCTTGCCAACATTGCAGAACATTTGCAGAAGCAACTTGATAGTCTCGAGTGTGTATCAGAAATGATTCAGACTCTAGATGGGATGTATGCTAAAAGTAGCAGTACTGCTAGACAAGCAACTATAGGGGCACTAATGAACACTCGTATGACTGGAGGAAGTGTGTGGGACCATTGTCTAAAGATGATGGCGCATATCAGTACTGCAGAAGTGATGGGGGCTAAGCTAGAACAAGAGATGAAGATAGACATGATCTTGGAATCTCTACCGGATAGCTTTAGTCAGTTcaaaatgaactataatatgaacaaactAAAGCTTACTCCTGTTGAACTAATGCACGAGCTTGAGAGTACTGAAAGGTCTCTTGGGAAGCAAGGAAGTGCCTATCATGCTGAAAGTTCCTCAAAATCTAAAAGAAACCTAAGggtggaaagaagaacaagaagcagAAGAGAACAGGTCCAGCTACCAAACCAGCTgtaa